GCACGCCAAGGACTACGCCGATGTCGAGCTCGAGCATGTGCTGGCCGACAACTGCGCCATGCAGCTGGTGCGCTGGCCCAAGCAGTATGACGTCATCGTCACCGACAACCTCTTCGGCGACATCCTCTCCGACGTGGCGGCGATGCTGACCGGCTCGCTGGGCATGCTTCCTTCCGCCTCGCTCGGCGCCGAGGATTCGGCGACGGGCAAGCGCAAGGCGCTCTACGAGCCGGTCCACGGCTCGGCGCCGGACATCGCCGGCAAGGGGCTCGCCAACCCGATCGCGATGATCGGCTCCTTCGCGATGGCTCTGCGCTACTCCTTCGGCGCGATCGAGGCGGCCGACCGGCTGGAAGGCGCGATCGCCGACGTGCTCGGCTCCGGCACTCGCACCAAGGACATTGCCGCACCCGGCGCCAACGCCGTCTCGACCGGCGAGATGGGCCAGGCCATCGTCAAGGCGCTGGAGGCGCGCGGCTGAGAGAGGCGAGCGTCGTGATGGTCGGGCTTGACCCGACCATCACAGGCCGGCGCACTACCTCTCCCCCTCGTGAATTGCGCGCGGCGTCCGGCCATGCGCTAGAGTGGCGGCATCCGAAACGGAGCGATGCCCGTCCGATGCTGATCAAGAACCGTCCGAGCTGGTCCATTCCCGAGAGCGAGGCGACGCCGGAATCGGTGTTCTTCAACCGCCGCTCCTTCATGGCCGGCGGGGCCGGGCTGATCGCTGGCGCCGCGCTTCCCGGTGCGGCTGCGGCCCAGGGCGCCGATCCGACGCTCGATCTCTATCCCGCCAAGCGCAACGCCGCCTACACGCTCGATCGGGCCGTGACCGACGAGGATCTGGCGTCGAGCTACAACAATTTCTACGAGTTCGGCACGTCCAAGGACATCGTCGCCTCCTCGAAGAGGCTGGTGAGCCGGCCCTGGACGATCGCGATCGACGGGATGGTCGAGAAGCCCTTCGAGATCGGCTTCGACGACCTTGTGCGCAAGCTGCCGCTGGAAGAGCGGCTCTACCGCTTCCGCTGCGTCGAGAGCTGGTCGATGGCGGTTCCGTGGACGGGCATCCCGCTCAAGGCCTTCGTCGACTATGCCAAGCCGCTCTCTTCAGCGAAATACATCCGCTTCGAGACCTTCCTGAATCCGCGCATGGCTCCGGGCCAGTCGCAGCGCTGGTATCCCTGGCCCTATACCGAGGGGCTGACCCTGGCCGAGGCAGCGAACGAATTGCCGCTGCTCGTGACGGGCATCTACGGCAAGCCGATCCCGAGCCAGCATGGCGCGCCGGTGCGGTTGATCGTGCCGTGGAAGTACGGGTTCAAGTCGGTGAAATCGATCACCAAGATCAGCTTCGTCGCCGAGCGCCCGAAAACCTTCTGGGAGGGGCTGCAATCCTCCGAATACGGCTTCTGGGCGAATGTGAACCCCGAGGTGCCGCATCCGCGCTGGAGCCAGGCGAGCGAGCAGCTGCTGGGCTCGCGCGACCGTCGCCCGACGTTGCTCTACAACGGCTATGGCGAGCAGGTCGCGGGGCTCTACAAGGGGCTCGAGGGCGAAAAGCTGTTCATGTGAGGGCTGGAGCCCCGCCGCCGCTTGACCGCGGCGGTGGCGCATGGGGACAATCGACGCCCGGCGCCGGTCGCCGCCCGAGACAGACGGAATGCCGCTCTTCTGCCTGTTCGATACCGCCATCGGCCCCTGCGCGCTGATCTGGCAGGATGGGGCAATCATCGGCGCGCAACTGCCCGAATCCGATCCCGAGAGCGCGCGCCGGCGCCTGCTGCGGCGTTTCCCCGGTGCCGAAGAGGCGCCAGCGCCGGAGGTCGTCGCGGCGGCGATTGCCGACATCCGGGCGCTTCTTGCCGGCGAGCCGCGGGATCTCAGCCATCTCCCGATCACACTCGACGCTGCGAGCCCCTTCGAGCGCCGGGTCTATGAGGTCGCGCTGTCGATCCCGCCCGGCGAGACTCTGACCTATGGTGACGTGGCCAGGCGCCTCGGCGATCCCGGTGCGGCGCGCGCGGTCGGCGTCGCGCTCGGCCGCAATCCGGTGCCGATCATCGTGCCCTGCCACCGTGTGCTCGCGGCTGGAGGGCGCACCGGCGGCTTCTCGGCCGATGGCGGGGTCGATACCAAGCTGCGCCTTCTGACGATTGAGCGGGCGCGCACGGACCCTTCACCCGGCCTGTTCGAGGCGCTGCCGCTGGTGGCGCGGCCGCGCCGTCCCGGCGCGTGAACCGGACGAGCCGCCGAGACGTTTCACCCCTTTCCGCCATCTCCCTTTCTTCGTGAGGTTTCGTTTCATGGCTTCGTTCAAGCTCGCCGTCATCGTCGGCAGCAATCGCAAGGCGTCGATCAACCGCAAGCTGGCGCAGGCGCTGGCGAAGCTGGGCGAGGGCGCGTTCACCGCGAGCTTCGCGTCCATCGACGACCTGCCGATGTACAATCAGGATCTCGAGGCGGACGCCTGGCCGGAGAGCGCGACACGGCTGAAGGCGGCGATCGCGGAGGCCGATGCCGTGCTGGTGGTGACACCGGAGCACAATCGATCGATCCCCGCCGTGCTGAAGAACGCGATCGACTGGGCCTCGCGCCCCTCTGGAAAGGGCGTCTGGGGCGGCAAGCCCGCCGCCATCATCGGCACCAGCCCGGGCGGCGTCGGGACGGCCTGCGCCCAGCAGCATCTGCGCGATATTCTCGGCAATCAGGGCGCACTGGTGATGGGCGGCCAGATGTTCATCACCTGGAAGGACGGGCTGGTCGACGAGGCCGGCACCGTCACCGTGGAGGCCACGCGCGGCTTCCTGCAGGGCTTCATGGACAAGTTCGCCGGCCTGGTCGGGAAGCTCGCCGCCTGAGGCCGCTGCCTGCCGCGACCGGCTCTCCAGCCAAAAAAAGGGCCGGCGTCCCGCGAGGGAGCCGGCCTTTAAAGTTTGAAACATCCGGCTCAAACGCCAAACATCTCAGAGGGGAACGGCTGAAACGAACTCGATGCCGGGAGGAGATAGCAGAGCCCGTTCCGAACAACCGTGAGTGCTATATCGATCGGCACCTGCCTTTTCGCAATGCAGCATGGGTTGGGTCCGCCATGCGCCAGTTGCATGAAGCGCGTTCAGATGACGCAATTTAAGTCTAAATCATTGATAAATATGCGCGCAACGCAGTCGCGAGGTCGCGCTGCAGCAAATCCCCAGCCCAGACTTTTTGCGACGCAGCACGAAAATGCGCCATGGCGTGGGCCGGATCCCGGCAACAAAAGAGCCGACCCCGCGGTTCAGCGGAGTCGGCCCGGACGAATCGACAGCGAAGCCGCTCGCTCAGTAGGTCCAGCGCTGCGCCTTCTGGATCAGGAAGTCGCGGAAGACTTGGACGCGGGCGACCGACTTCATTTCTTCCGGATAGACCAGATAGCTCTCGAGCTGCGGCATCTCTGTTTCGCGCATCAGCTGCACCAGCGGCGAGCCCGTCTCGATCAGGTAATCCGGCAGCACAGCGATGCCGGCGCCGGAATCGACCGCGCGCTTCATCGCCGTGATGTTGTTGACGGTGAGATGGATCGGGCGGGGGTTGCGCTGGTCGCGGCCGAGAGAGCCGAGCCAGTGCACCGCCGTCAGATAGGAGGGCGAGGTTCCGCCGAAGGAGAGGATCCGGTGGTTGTCGAGGTCCTCATGGGTCTTGGGTTCGCCGAAGCGCTTCACATAAGCCGGCGAGCCATAGACGTGGAAATGGACGGTGAAGAGCTTGCGCTGGATCAGGTCGGGCTGCTGCGGCTGGCGCAGGCGAATGGCGATGTCGGCCTCGCGCATCGACAGGTCGAGCTCCTCATCGGTGAGGATCAGATCGACCTTGATGTCGGGGTAGAGGTCCATGAACTCGGCCAAACGCGGCGTAAGCCAATGCCCGCCAAGACCGCGCGTCGCGGTGACCTTGAGCTCACCGGACGGGTGCTCGCGCGTCTCCGAGAGCTGCGAGCGCGTGCGCTCGAGCCGCTGCGTCATCTCGCGGGCGGCACGCCACAGCAGCTCGCCCTGCTCCGTCAGGATCAGGCCACGGGTATGCCGGTGGAACAGCGGCGCGCGCAATTCCCGCTCCAGCGCGCCGATCTGGCGGCTGACGGCCGATTGGCTGAGCCCGAGAACATCCCCTGCCTTGGTGAAGCTGCCGGACTCGGCGACGGTATAAAAAATCCTGATGCGGTCCCAATCCACCGCGGTTCCCCCGTTATGCGTTTGACGCATGTTGGGGGCTAAAATCCTTGAACGTCAATGCCTGCGTTGCGGTACAGCGCGCTTTTCACACTGAATTTGGTTACAAAAGTGATCAAATTCAGTGATGTGTTCGAGGAGATCGTTCTATTCCGCCGCCTCGCGGTGCTGAAGTTCCACCGCCTGCAACCAGCGTTCGGCATCGAGGGCCGCCATGCAGCCCATGCCGGCGGCTGTGACGGCCTGGCGATAATGCTCGTCGGTGACGTCGCCGGCAGCAAAGACGCCGTCGATATTGGTGCGGCTCGTGCCGGGCTCGACGTCGAGATAGCCGGTCTCGTTCATCGCGAGCTGGCCGACGAAGAGCTCGGTCGCCGGCTTGTGGCCGATGGCGATGAAGACGCCGTCCGCCTTCAGCTCCGAGGCGGCGCCGGTCTTCAGGTTGCGCAGCGCGACATGGGTGACGTTTGGCGGCTGCGTGCCGCCGCAGATCTCGGCGATCTCGCTGTCCCAGACCACCTCGACCTTGGGATGCTTGAACAGCCGATCCTGCATCACCTTCTCGGCGCGCAGCGAGTCACGGCGGTGAACCAG
This portion of the Bosea sp. OAE506 genome encodes:
- the msrP gene encoding protein-methionine-sulfoxide reductase catalytic subunit MsrP, with translation MLIKNRPSWSIPESEATPESVFFNRRSFMAGGAGLIAGAALPGAAAAQGADPTLDLYPAKRNAAYTLDRAVTDEDLASSYNNFYEFGTSKDIVASSKRLVSRPWTIAIDGMVEKPFEIGFDDLVRKLPLEERLYRFRCVESWSMAVPWTGIPLKAFVDYAKPLSSAKYIRFETFLNPRMAPGQSQRWYPWPYTEGLTLAEAANELPLLVTGIYGKPIPSQHGAPVRLIVPWKYGFKSVKSITKISFVAERPKTFWEGLQSSEYGFWANVNPEVPHPRWSQASEQLLGSRDRRPTLLYNGYGEQVAGLYKGLEGEKLFM
- a CDS encoding methylated-DNA--[protein]-cysteine S-methyltransferase translates to MPLFCLFDTAIGPCALIWQDGAIIGAQLPESDPESARRRLLRRFPGAEEAPAPEVVAAAIADIRALLAGEPRDLSHLPITLDAASPFERRVYEVALSIPPGETLTYGDVARRLGDPGAARAVGVALGRNPVPIIVPCHRVLAAGGRTGGFSADGGVDTKLRLLTIERARTDPSPGLFEALPLVARPRRPGA
- a CDS encoding NADPH-dependent FMN reductase — encoded protein: MASFKLAVIVGSNRKASINRKLAQALAKLGEGAFTASFASIDDLPMYNQDLEADAWPESATRLKAAIAEADAVLVVTPEHNRSIPAVLKNAIDWASRPSGKGVWGGKPAAIIGTSPGGVGTACAQQHLRDILGNQGALVMGGQMFITWKDGLVDEAGTVTVEATRGFLQGFMDKFAGLVGKLAA
- a CDS encoding LysR family transcriptional regulator; translated protein: MDWDRIRIFYTVAESGSFTKAGDVLGLSQSAVSRQIGALERELRAPLFHRHTRGLILTEQGELLWRAAREMTQRLERTRSQLSETREHPSGELKVTATRGLGGHWLTPRLAEFMDLYPDIKVDLILTDEELDLSMREADIAIRLRQPQQPDLIQRKLFTVHFHVYGSPAYVKRFGEPKTHEDLDNHRILSFGGTSPSYLTAVHWLGSLGRDQRNPRPIHLTVNNITAMKRAVDSGAGIAVLPDYLIETGSPLVQLMRETEMPQLESYLVYPEEMKSVARVQVFRDFLIQKAQRWTY